A stretch of DNA from Phycisphaerales bacterium AB-hyl4:
GGTGGGCCTGATTGCGAAGTGGTCGGGTGTTGGCGAAGGCGAGTATGAGCCGATGTCGGCGCGTACGTTTGCGGAACGCTTTAAAATGGAGCGTCTGCCGCGCGAGGCGGTGACGTTTACAAAAGCGGATGATGCATGGCTTAGAGATGGAGCTGTGTGATCGATCGGCCAAGGGACTCATCAATGAAACGCTGCACGCGAGAAGCATGTCTATACACGGCCGACGGACTGCACGGCCGGCGCCGCCCTTTCGCCGCCCTGCTGATGCTGCTGGCCGTGATTGCGCTTGTCGGCTGCTCGTCGGCGGGCAGTGATGAGCTTGCGCCTCAAACCGGGCTGCCGACGCAGACGGTGGAAATTGCCGGGCAGGTGTTTGAGTTGGAACTGGCGTTGGATGACGCGTCGCGGCATCGTGGACTGTCGGATCGGGAATACATCGCCGAGGACGGCGGGATGTTGTTCGTGTTTCCCGAGCCGAGGCGGTTGACGTTTGTGATGCGGGACTGCCTGGTGCCGATTGACTTGGTCTATCTGGACGGTCTGGGCCGAATTGTGCGGACGCATGCGATGCAGGTGGAGCCGTACGGCCGAGCGGACTGGCTGTTGACGCCGTATCACAGCGGCGAGCCTGCCCAGTTTGCGGTGGAGCTGCGTGGGGGGATGATCGAGGAACTGGGTCTGCGGCGGGGCCAGCGGATCGAGTTGCCTGTAGAAGAGCTTAAGGCTCGCGCCGAATGAGTCGATGATGCAGATAAGGCCGCTGTACGTGCTCGCGATCGGGCAGGCGTTGGCGTGCCAATGCAGGTCGACATCATGAGCTTACACCCCCTGCTGGTGATCAACGACGACGACGCGCCGCTCGACGAAGCGGCGTTGAATACGCAAATTGCACTGGAGACCTGGCCGGCGGCGGATCGGCCGCGGGTCTGCGTGCAGAAACTGACACACGTGCTCGCCGAGCCCGCGCTGCTGAATGATGCGGCCGTGGTCTGGTGCATGCTGGGGCAGGCCCGGGACAGCGAGGTGTATGAACTGGTCTGTGAAATTCAAGACCGTCGCACCCCGATGCTGCTGACCCGCGAGGGAGACACACGGCCGACCGGCACGATCCACGACACGGGCGTCGTCGTCTGCCCCGTTGGCACAGACCCGACTATCGCCGGCGTGATGCTGCGATCGTTGTGGAGCCAGTCGCCTGTACTGCACGAACTACAAGCCGAGGTTCGGCTGCTGCGCCAGACCCAGGGCGGTCTCAGTGGCGAGATTGACAAGCTGGATGAGGAGCTACGCCTCGCGGCCCAGCTTCAACGCGAGTTTATGCCGAGTAAGTTGCCCGATGTGGCGGGCATGGAATTTCGCGTGCTCTGGCGGCCGGCGAGCTACGTCAGCGGCGACATCTACGACGTGATGCGCCTCGACGAACATCACATGGGCTTTTTCGTCGCCGACGCGGTGGGTCACGGCGTGCCGGCGGCACTGCTGACGATGTTCATCAAACGGTCGCTGCACACCAAGGTCATCGACCCGAATCTGCCCGCAGGCTATCGGCTGGTCGAGCCAAGCGAAACTATGACGCAGCTCAACCGCGATCTGCTCCAGCACAACCGTGGCCAGATCCGCTTCACCACCGCCTGCTACGGCGTGATCGACAACCGAACGCATACAGCGACCATCGCCCGTGGCGGCCACCCATACCCATTACTCCTTCGCGCCGCCGGCGGGACGGAAACCATCGACCCCGAAGGCCCGCTGCTTGGCGTGTTCGAAGACGAGCCGTTCGAGCAGGTCACTGTGCAGCTTGATCCAGGCGATCGGCTGCTGCTTTACAGCGACGGTTTCGAAATGGCATTCCCCGGCGAAGAGCTGGTGAAAACCGAGGGGCCCGCGAAGTCGGCGGCGAACATGCAGTACACCCGCGAATTCGAGCAGATGCGACACGGCACGATCGATGAAGCGATGGACTTGCTCGCTCGTAAGCTGGACAGGCAAGCCGGCTCGCTGAACCAGCGAGATGACCTGACATTGATGTCGCTGCACGTGCACGAGTTGGCCGCGGCCGAAGGCGAATGCGCGGTGAGCAACAGCGTCAGCCAGTCACGAAGCCGGCCTCACGCAACAGCGACCACGTAACCGGTTCGCCACGCTTACCATCTTCAGATTGAACATGACTGCCCTGCCATCGTTTGAGCGTGTGGATCACGGTCCGCGCAAGCATGTCGCTTTCCAGATTCACGCGCATGCCCGACTCGAGTTGCGCGAGCGTGGTCAACTCGAGCGTGGTCGGAATCAACGCCACATCAAAGGTTGACGTCGACACGCTTGCAACGGTGAGGCTGACGCCGTCGATAGCGATCGATCCCTTCGGCGCGACGTAGTCCATCATCACGGTTGGCGGTTCGATGGTGATGCGCCATTCGTCGTCTGCCTTATGCACATTGCGCACCGTGCCGACGCCGTCGACGTGGCCTTGCAGAAAATGCCCGCCCAACGGCTGACTCGGCAGCAGCGCCGGCTCGAGATTGATCGCGTCGCCTGGCTTCAGTTCGCCCAGGGTGGTGCAGCGCAGCGTCTCGGCGATCACGTCGAACGACAGCGCCGCCGCGGTCGCTTCCACCACGGTGAGACAGACCCCCGCAAGACAGATCGAATCGCCCAACGTAGGCTCGTACCCGCCGATTGGCGTCCACTCGGCGCGGGACACGACCAGCCGACCGCCGAAGTCGTTGCGGTCGAAATGCACGACGGAAACCTTGCTTTGTACGATGCCGGTGAACATGCGAGCCAGTGTAGCAACGAATCGAGCGATCGGCAGAGGTTCGCGGTGTCCTGATCCGCAAAGGTCTTTGTCCGCTTCGACTAACGACAAAATCTCCTTCATCGCTTACCTTGCTTGTCGTTGACAATCCCCACCACCGACCCACGAGGTGTTCAAATGGAAATCCGCAAGCTTGGCATCATCCTCAACGGCGTGACCGGGCGCATGGGCACGAACCAGCACCTGATCCGCTCGATCCTGGCCATCATCAAGCAAGGCGGCGTCAAGGTCTCGGACGAGCTGACGCTCATGCCCGACCCGATCCTCACCGGCCGCAATGCCAACAAGCTCAAGGCGCTGGCGGAAAAGCACGGCCCGGACGCGATCGGCAAGCCGTTGAAGTATTCGACCGACGTCGCCGGTGCGGTGAAGGACGAGCAGTACCCGATTTTCTTCGACGCTTCGGGCACGCTGCAGCGGGCGCGCTTTATTGAAATGGCGGTCGAAGCCGGCAAGTCGATCTATTGCGAAAAGCCGACCGCCGTGACGACCGACGAAGCGCTTCGCCTCGCGCAGCTTTGCGAAGACGCCGGCATCAAGAACGGCGTCGTGCAGGACAAGCTCTGGCTCCCCGGCTTGCGGAAGCTCAAAGCCCTCCAGCAGCAAGGTTTCTTCGGCAAGATTCTTTCCGTCCGAGGCGAGTTCGGCTACTGGGTTTTCACCGGCGAAGTCGAAGACCAGCCCGCGCAACGCCCCTCTTGGAACTACCGCGAGGAAGACGGCGGCGGCATGATGATCGACATGTTCTGCCACTGGGAATATGTGCTCTCCAACGTCTTCGCGCCGGTGAAATCGCTGGTCGCCCTCGGCAGCACGGACATTCCCGAACGCGTTCGCGAAGACGGCACGACCTACAAGGCCACCGCCGACGACTCCGCCTACGCGATCTTCCAGTTGGAGAACGGCGTGATCGCCCAGTTCAACAGTTCATGGGTCACCCGTGTACGTCGCGACGACCTGCTGACCATCCAGGTCGACGGCACGCACGGCTCGGCCGTGGCGGGTTTGCGCGAGTGCTGGGTGCAGCACATGGCGGAGACGCCCAAGCCGGTGTGGAACCCTGACATTCAGCAGCCGATCAAGTTCTTCGAGAACTGGCAGCAAGTGCCCAACACCGCCGAGTACGACAACGCGTTCAAGATTCAGTGGGAGCTGTTCATGCGGCACGTCGCGCTGGACGAGCCGTTCCGCTGGACGCTTCGCGAAGGCGCTCGCGGCGTGCAGCTTGCCGAGCTTGGCATGAAGAGCTGGCAGGACAAGACGTGGGTGGACGTGCCAGCGCTGAAAGGTGCCAACGCGCCCGCAGGCGTGTAAGGCAACGAAGCGACACCAGCATGCACAAAGCCCACGGATGGCCATCCGTGGGCTTTACATTCATGGAGCCCACACCATGCCCGCAAGTGATTTGACCGATCTGTCGCGCTGTGCGATCCACACGTTCACCAACAAGCCATGGTCGCTGCGCCAGTGCATCGACGGCTACACGAAAGCAGGCGTTCGCGGCATCAGCGTCTGGCGGAACGTCATCACGCCGAGCGAGGGCGGCGTCGCGCCGGATGAAGCCGCGTCGAGGCTTCGCGATGCGGGCATGCAAGTGCCCGCGCTGGTGCGTGGCGGCTTTTTCCCCGCGGCCGAGCCTGCCAAACGACAGGCGGCGTTGGATGACAATCGCAAGTGCATCGACGAAGCGGCGACGATCGGCGCGGAGATGGTCGTGCTGGTGGTCGGGGCCGTGCCGGGCATGCCGCTGGAAGACGCACGGCAGCAGGTGGCGGAAGGCATCGAGGCTGTGTTGCCGCACGCCGAGGCGCGTGGGGTGAAGCTGGCCATCGAGCCGTTGCATCCGATGTACGCGGCGGACAAGAGCTGCATCAACCGCATGGCCGAGGCCCGGCAGGTCTGCGAGCAGTTGCAGCATCCGCACCTGGGCATCGCAGTGGATGTGTACCACGTCTGGTGGGATCCGGACCTCAAGGCCGAGATCGAACTCGCCGGCCAACAAGGTACGCTCTTCGGCTTTCACGTCTGCGACTGGCGGGTCAATACCCGACACCTGCTGACCGACCGCGGGCTGATGGGCGAAGGCTGCATCGACATCCGCACCATCCGCGGCTGGGTGGAAGACGCAGGCTTCGCCGGCTTCAACGAGGTTGAAGTCTTCTCCGAAGAACACTGGGCAAGCGATCAAACACAGTACGTCGACCGTATCGTGCGCGCATACCACGAATGCACCTGACTGAAACGCCCGAAGCCCACGCCGTGACGGTGTGGGCTTCATGACGATCACTCATCCGATACATCTGACTCCACGGACTCCACTGGAGCGCCATTTAGCGCGTCTTCGTCGATGCGCTCATGTGTCAGCAGCAGCGTGACGGGGTTGATCAGATATTTCTGCGCCACACGATGGATCTCCTCGGCGTCGATCGCTTCGATCGCGGCGCGGAAGCGTTCGCCTTCCGGGTCGTGCACGCCATAGAGCTCGTCGAGCGCGGCGCTCATGGCCCTGTCTGAGTTGCTCTGTTTACCGAAGAACTCGCCGGTGAGGACGCCGGCTCGAGCGCGGGCGAGTTCGTCGTCGCCGATCTCACCATGCTTGGCTCGTTCGATGACAGCCAACGATCGGCGCAGCGCTTCGGGCACGAGATCAGGCGAACTGTTGAAGGTGATCTCAAAGTAGCCCGGCTCGATGCCGGTGACGAGCCTGGCCCACTGTGCGTACGCCAAGCCCGGCCCGTCGCCACGCAGCGTCTGGTTTAGCCATCCGCCGGGGAACTGGCTCATCAACCGTGAGAGCACGAGCATCGCGGCGTAGTCCTCGCTCGCGCGATCGACGGCGGGCCCCATGCCGATCTTCACCGCCGCGACACGCTTGCGCGTCTCCACCTGCATAAGCGCTTCGCTGGGCGTCGTCGCGGGCGCGGCTTCGAACGGCTGCGGCGCTTCGGCAGGCAGCGAGCCGAATAGCTCTTCCACCTTCTCCCGCACTTCTTCGGGGTCGACATCGCCCACCACAGACACGACCATCTCACTACCGCCGAGCTGCGATGCGTGGAACTCGCGCAGATCGTCCACGGTCAACTGCTCCACAACGTCCCGCCGACCGAGCGGGCTTTGCGACCATGGGTGGTTACCGTAGTACGCCTGGCGGAAGTGCTTGTTCAGCTCGCCGTACCACGAGTCGGCCTCACGAGCGATGCTCGCCAGCAATCGCGGACGGAGGCGGTCCCATTCATCCTCATCGAACGCCGGCTTGAGCAGCACTTCGGCCAACAGGTTCATCACCGTTGACCAGTCTTCGCTGAGCGATGACGCCTGCGCGTAGGTCGTGTTGTTGCCCGTCTGTGTGGTCATCGAAGCGCCGAGGCTTTCAATCGCATTGGCAAGCGCCTGTGCACCGCGCTGCTGCGTGCCACGCATGAGCATTTGCGCCATCGCATTGGCGACGCCCTCTCGGCCGGGCGTTTCACCAAGCAGACCGCCCTTCCAGAACACCTGCATCGACACGGCCGGCACGACCGTCGACCGCTGCACCAGCAGGCGAATGCCGTTGTCCAGTTCATGTTGCACCAGCGGTTCGACCTCCACCGGCGTCGCTTCATGTTCACGATCGGCAAGCGCTTCGCGCATCCGCTCGACGGTGCGGGCGTTGTCGAGGTCAATCGACTCCTGCTCGAACGCGTCGAGGTCCTGTTCGTCGCTTGGGCGGGCGAGCGGCGTCGGGCCGTGCTCGTCGTCATAAGGCAATAGACGAACGGTGACGAGGCGATCGGGCGAAAGATAAAGCATCGCTGCCTGCTGAATGTCTTCCGGCGTCAGCTCTTGGATCGCGTCGGCGTACCGCTGAAGGTAGTCCGGATCACCCGTGCCGATCACATCGCGAGCGAGGCGCGACGCCACGCCTTCAGCCGTCTGGTTTGCACTGGCCACCTGTGCCATGATTCGCCGCTTGGCGCGGGCAAGCTCGGCGTCGGTGACGCCATCTTCCGTGATGCGCTGCACCTCGCCGAGCACGACATACTGAACGAAGCCTGCGCGTGATTCCTCGTGCGCATTCGCCGGAAGCTCATCGGGCGACATCGGCTCGCCCGTTTCGATGTCGATGATTCGGCCGTCAAGGTCGAAGTCGGCAATCTCCGCGTCGATACCGAAAAACCCTTCGCCCCAATCGAAGCTGAGGTTGTAGGCGCTGATGCTGTTGACCATGCGCTCGTCGTCGCGCACCTTGCGTACGAGTCGGCTGGTTTCACCCTGGCCGAGGATCGTGCCGAGCACGTCGAGCGCGTAATCGTAATCGCCGCCCAGCCGAGTGCCCGGCCAGGCGAGACGGATGCGCGGTCGGCTGATGTCGGCCCGGCCAGTCAACTCGCGTGGCTCTTCCAGCTCCGGCTCGACGGGGAAGCTCAACTCCGGCAGCTCGCGCGGCTCGGCGTCGCTCCAGAACTCGGCGATCTGCTGGATCACAGCGTCCTTGTCGATGTCCCCCGCGACGACCATGACAAGGTTGTTCGGCGGGTACATCCGCTGATAAAACTCGTAAAGCTCATCGCGGTCGATCTGCTTGAACTCGTCGATGTAGCCGATCGTCGGGTGGCGGGCCGGGTGCGCGGTGTAGCGGGCCTGCTGCGTGAGCCGCCAGAGGATGCGGCCGGGGTCGCCTTCGCCCATGGAAAACTCTTGCAGAATGACGTCATGCTCGCGATCGACCTCGCTCTGCTCGACCGCGCCGTTGCGGATCCAGTCGCTGAGCAGGTCGACGGCCTCGGCGGTGTGTTCGCTGGTGGTGTTGATGAAGTAGCGGACGTTGTCCAGGCCGGTGGCGGCGTTGGTGCGGGCGCCCATGCGGCCGAGGATGGCATTGGACTCGGCTTCGCTGCGCGTGCTGGTCGTTCCGCCGGAGAGCATGTGTTCGAGGTAATGGCTGATGCCGGCGCCGACGAACTCCTGCTCGTAGATCGAGCCGGTTTTGACCCAGATCTGGGCCGACACCACCGGGGCGGTGGGGATCTCCTGGGCAATGGCGATCATGCGGTTGGGCAGTTCAACGATGAGTCGGTCGTCGCGCTGTTGCAATACGGTGGGCTCCGGTGAGTCGTTCTCGTCGGCGAGGGCGGGTCCGGCCAGGCCGACGGCCAGGCCGACGGTGAAAAGCGAGCGAAGGGCTCGGCGGGCATTGGTGAGCATGGGGCGTCCTTTCTCAGACGATCAAATCGTATGAATACTCTACCTGTACCCCTGCCAGAGGTTAAGTGTTCGCCGCCAAATCATGCCAGGAGCACCTAAGCCGAGCCCTGAGCGAGCCCGCGAGCGTGGAATTTCTAATTGCTGATTTCTAATCGCTGATTGCATCGGCGTGGGCCACAAATCAGCAATCAGCGATTAGAAATCAGCAATTCGAAACAATCCTCGGCCTCAGGACAGATAGGCGAACCGATTGCGATGGCGGGCGACGTGGCGTTTGTTGGCGGCGAGGTGTTCGAGCAGGTGGAACAGCGTCTCGACGTGCTCCGGCTGCTTTAAACCGGCAGCCAGATCTTCCGGGGAGAACGTGTCGTCCGGATGCTTTTTCAGATAGGCGATCATCTTCTTCTGAAGCTCCAGCACGGAGGCGGCGGCCTTCTTGCCCGCTTCGACGCCGGGCTGGTGGTAGGCGTTGATGTTCACCAGTGACGCATAGAACCCGACTGCTCGCTCATACAGCGCGATCAGCGCCCCGAGCGACTTCGCGTCGAGCTTGTCCAGTGCGAGCGTCATCGACTCTCGGCCGTTTTCATAGAGCGCCTGCCGTGTCCCCTGCCAGAAGCCCAGCAGGTAGTCGCCGCTGCTGATGTCAGGATCGACTTCAAGCATCGGCTGCGTGCCGGGGCGTGGGACGTCCTGCTGAACGATGACGAAGGTGGCGAAGAAGTTGTTCAGGCCTTCACGGAGTTGCTGGACGAAGGCGTGCTGGTCAGTGGACCCCTTGTTGCCGTAGACACTGAGCCCCTGGTGGACAGTGTTGCCGTCGAGGTCAGTCTCCTTGCCCAGGCTTTCCATGATGAGCTGCTGAAGGTAGCGCGACAGCAGCAGGAGGCGGTCTTTATAGGGGAGGATGACCAGGTCCTTGGCCCCCTTGCCGTTGGTCGCGTGATACCACATCAGGGCCATGCGAGCCGCGGGGTTGCGCTTCGTGTTGGTGCCGCGGGTGAGGCGGTCCATCTCGGCAGCGCCGTCGAGCAGGCCTTTGACGTCGAGGCCCTGCAACGCGGCGGGCAGCAGGCCCACTGCGGAGGTCACGCTCGTGCGGCCGCCGACCCAGTCCCACATGGGAAAACGTTCGAGCCACTTTTCCTTCTTCGCCTGCTTGTCGAGCTTCGAATCCTCGCCGGTGATGGCGACCGCCTGCGGCGCGAACTGGAGGTCCTGCCCTTCGAAAGCAGCGCGGACTTCGAGCATGCCGTTACGGGTTTCAGGGGTCGAGCCTGACTTGGAAACGACGAGCACCAAGGTGGACTTCAGCCGGGTCTGGATGGATTCGAGCAGTCGGCGGATGCCGTCCGGGTCGGTGTTGTCGAGGAAGTGGACGCGCATCTTATCGCGCTTCGTGCCCAGGGCATCGGCGACGAGTTGCGGGCCCAGGGCCG
This window harbors:
- a CDS encoding DUF192 domain-containing protein; its protein translation is MKRCTREACLYTADGLHGRRRPFAALLMLLAVIALVGCSSAGSDELAPQTGLPTQTVEIAGQVFELELALDDASRHRGLSDREYIAEDGGMLFVFPEPRRLTFVMRDCLVPIDLVYLDGLGRIVRTHAMQVEPYGRADWLLTPYHSGEPAQFAVELRGGMIEELGLRRGQRIELPVEELKARAE
- a CDS encoding Gfo/Idh/MocA family protein — encoded protein: MEIRKLGIILNGVTGRMGTNQHLIRSILAIIKQGGVKVSDELTLMPDPILTGRNANKLKALAEKHGPDAIGKPLKYSTDVAGAVKDEQYPIFFDASGTLQRARFIEMAVEAGKSIYCEKPTAVTTDEALRLAQLCEDAGIKNGVVQDKLWLPGLRKLKALQQQGFFGKILSVRGEFGYWVFTGEVEDQPAQRPSWNYREEDGGGMMIDMFCHWEYVLSNVFAPVKSLVALGSTDIPERVREDGTTYKATADDSAYAIFQLENGVIAQFNSSWVTRVRRDDLLTIQVDGTHGSAVAGLRECWVQHMAETPKPVWNPDIQQPIKFFENWQQVPNTAEYDNAFKIQWELFMRHVALDEPFRWTLREGARGVQLAELGMKSWQDKTWVDVPALKGANAPAGV
- a CDS encoding glucose-6-phosphate isomerase, translated to MDHDPAELWRRYQKHQTRSRSVGINLDVSRMNFSPRYWSKMEPAIQQAYEAMQQLEAGAIANPDEKRMVGHYWLRTPELAPDKKIATQIRETNDRLVRFAREVHDKVITPPRSARFTDVMLVGIGGSALGPQLVADALGTKRDKMRVHFLDNTDPDGIRRLLESIQTRLKSTLVLVVSKSGSTPETRNGMLEVRAAFEGQDLQFAPQAVAITGEDSKLDKQAKKEKWLERFPMWDWVGGRTSVTSAVGLLPAALQGLDVKGLLDGAAEMDRLTRGTNTKRNPAARMALMWYHATNGKGAKDLVILPYKDRLLLLSRYLQQLIMESLGKETDLDGNTVHQGLSVYGNKGSTDQHAFVQQLREGLNNFFATFVIVQQDVPRPGTQPMLEVDPDISSGDYLLGFWQGTRQALYENGRESMTLALDKLDAKSLGALIALYERAVGFYASLVNINAYHQPGVEAGKKAAASVLELQKKMIAYLKKHPDDTFSPEDLAAGLKQPEHVETLFHLLEHLAANKRHVARHRNRFAYLS
- a CDS encoding sugar phosphate isomerase/epimerase family protein, with protein sequence MPASDLTDLSRCAIHTFTNKPWSLRQCIDGYTKAGVRGISVWRNVITPSEGGVAPDEAASRLRDAGMQVPALVRGGFFPAAEPAKRQAALDDNRKCIDEAATIGAEMVVLVVGAVPGMPLEDARQQVAEGIEAVLPHAEARGVKLAIEPLHPMYAADKSCINRMAEARQVCEQLQHPHLGIAVDVYHVWWDPDLKAEIELAGQQGTLFGFHVCDWRVNTRHLLTDRGLMGEGCIDIRTIRGWVEDAGFAGFNEVEVFSEEHWASDQTQYVDRIVRAYHECT
- a CDS encoding M16 family metallopeptidase produces the protein MLTNARRALRSLFTVGLAVGLAGPALADENDSPEPTVLQQRDDRLIVELPNRMIAIAQEIPTAPVVSAQIWVKTGSIYEQEFVGAGISHYLEHMLSGGTTSTRSEAESNAILGRMGARTNAATGLDNVRYFINTTSEHTAEAVDLLSDWIRNGAVEQSEVDREHDVILQEFSMGEGDPGRILWRLTQQARYTAHPARHPTIGYIDEFKQIDRDELYEFYQRMYPPNNLVMVVAGDIDKDAVIQQIAEFWSDAEPRELPELSFPVEPELEEPRELTGRADISRPRIRLAWPGTRLGGDYDYALDVLGTILGQGETSRLVRKVRDDERMVNSISAYNLSFDWGEGFFGIDAEIADFDLDGRIIDIETGEPMSPDELPANAHEESRAGFVQYVVLGEVQRITEDGVTDAELARAKRRIMAQVASANQTAEGVASRLARDVIGTGDPDYLQRYADAIQELTPEDIQQAAMLYLSPDRLVTVRLLPYDDEHGPTPLARPSDEQDLDAFEQESIDLDNARTVERMREALADREHEATPVEVEPLVQHELDNGIRLLVQRSTVVPAVSMQVFWKGGLLGETPGREGVANAMAQMLMRGTQQRGAQALANAIESLGASMTTQTGNNTTYAQASSLSEDWSTVMNLLAEVLLKPAFDEDEWDRLRPRLLASIAREADSWYGELNKHFRQAYYGNHPWSQSPLGRRDVVEQLTVDDLREFHASQLGGSEMVVSVVGDVDPEEVREKVEELFGSLPAEAPQPFEAAPATTPSEALMQVETRKRVAAVKIGMGPAVDRASEDYAAMLVLSRLMSQFPGGWLNQTLRGDGPGLAYAQWARLVTGIEPGYFEITFNSSPDLVPEALRRSLAVIERAKHGEIGDDELARARAGVLTGEFFGKQSNSDRAMSAALDELYGVHDPEGERFRAAIEAIDAEEIHRVAQKYLINPVTLLLTHERIDEDALNGAPVESVESDVSDE
- a CDS encoding riboflavin synthase, which translates into the protein MKEILSLVEADKDLCGSGHREPLPIARFVATLARMFTGIVQSKVSVVHFDRNDFGGRLVVSRAEWTPIGGYEPTLGDSICLAGVCLTVVEATAAALSFDVIAETLRCTTLGELKPGDAINLEPALLPSQPLGGHFLQGHVDGVGTVRNVHKADDEWRITIEPPTVMMDYVAPKGSIAIDGVSLTVASVSTSTFDVALIPTTLELTTLAQLESGMRVNLESDMLARTVIHTLKRWQGSHVQSEDGKRGEPVTWSLLREAGFVTG
- a CDS encoding PP2C family protein-serine/threonine phosphatase, which codes for MSLHPLLVINDDDAPLDEAALNTQIALETWPAADRPRVCVQKLTHVLAEPALLNDAAVVWCMLGQARDSEVYELVCEIQDRRTPMLLTREGDTRPTGTIHDTGVVVCPVGTDPTIAGVMLRSLWSQSPVLHELQAEVRLLRQTQGGLSGEIDKLDEELRLAAQLQREFMPSKLPDVAGMEFRVLWRPASYVSGDIYDVMRLDEHHMGFFVADAVGHGVPAALLTMFIKRSLHTKVIDPNLPAGYRLVEPSETMTQLNRDLLQHNRGQIRFTTACYGVIDNRTHTATIARGGHPYPLLLRAAGGTETIDPEGPLLGVFEDEPFEQVTVQLDPGDRLLLYSDGFEMAFPGEELVKTEGPAKSAANMQYTREFEQMRHGTIDEAMDLLARKLDRQAGSLNQRDDLTLMSLHVHELAAAEGECAVSNSVSQSRSRPHATATT